Sequence from the Mycobacterium florentinum genome:
GGGAACGCTCTTCACGCAGCGCGTCGCCGAGCGTCCATAGCGCGACCCCGATCAGCACCAGGTCCTTGAGCAGGAACTGGCCCGGCAGTGCCGACAGCACGGGCAATCCCGCGGCGTGGGTCGAGACCACCCCGGGAGTGGTGAACAGAAAGCTCAGCGTCCCCAGGAACAGCACCACCGCCAGCGCGCTTCCGATCGCCGACACGCGTGGCCACACCGGGCGCAACGCGATGAGAAGGGCGGCAACGATTTCCATCGTTCCCAGCCCGCGGGCAACCGTCGTGACGCTGAAGACGTCGTAAACCCAGCTCATCAGCGGGTTGTGTTCGATCAGCACGCGGGATTCCATCTTCACGTACTTGCCGAACCCGATCCAGGCCAGCACGACGACCAGACCATAACGACTGATCAGATGACCCAGGCGGATCAGCGAATCCGACAACGGATGCGGTGCGTTGGTAAAGGTACGACTGATCATCGAACCGGTCATTGAACGAAGTCCTTTGGCAGGCGGGGCTGGTCATCCAGAAGATCCACGAAGAACGCCGCCATTGAGTTCAGTTCTGCAGCTGCTCGAGCCCGGCGACCAAGAGTTGCAATCCGAACGTGAACTCCTCCGCCAAGGGAACAGGGAGAGCGTCGGCGACGGACGCCGTCGCGGGATACCGCTCGGGGTCGAGTTGCTGGAATGCACTGGCCGACTCGGCATCTTGCGCAGTATCGGCCGCCCCGGAGTGTTGGATGGCAAAGCCGAGGACGTAGCGGGCCAGGGTCGCGTAGGCGTGGGCGGCGACCCCCGGCGCAAAGCCGCTGTCGAGAAGCACCGACAGACACCGTTCGCGATGGGCCAGCGCATTCGGCCCCATCGGGATGTAGTCGATCAGCAGGGCGGCGACATTGCCGTGCCGGCACAGCGCGTCAAACATGTACTGCGCGGACAAACTACAGGCTTGCTGCCATGGCAGTGCGGCGAGCTCATCGGGGTCGACGTCGACTGCCCCGAGTATGTGGTCGACCACCGCGGAAACCAGCTCGGATCGGCTGGCGAAGTGACGGTACAGCGTTGCGGTGCCAGATCCCAGGCGCTGTGCCAGCGTTCGCATCGACAGCGCGTCGGCGCCTTGTTCGTCGAGGATTTCGACGGCCGCCGCAATGATCCGCTCTACCGGCAGCGCGGGACGCCCGCGGGAGCGGGCCGGCGACGGTTGGTTGACGTCGGTCACATCGCCCAATTTAGGGATTGCGGCGACTTGACACCATCAGTATTTATGGTGACACTGTATCCATTATTTATAGCCGGGTCAATACCCCTGATAACAAAGGCATTTCGTCATGCTTCTTCCGCTGGCCACCGAGCCCTACACGGCACCGACGGACCGCGACATGCGTCCGTCCGAGCGACGCGAATTCGTGCGCACCCATCGCACCTGCGTGTTCGGCTACCGCCGGCGCAACGACGGCCCCGCCATGTCGATCGTGTACTACGTCCCCACCGACGCCGGCGAACTGCTGGTGTCCACGATGGCCGACCGCGGCAAAGCCCGCATCCTCGCACGCGACGGCAAGGTCGGTCTGTGCGTGCTCGACGAGCGATGGCCCTTCGCCTACCTGCAGGTATATGCCGACGCGACGATCGAACGAGACCGCGATCTGGTGGTCGACGTGATGATGGCCGTCGCCGGCCGGATGTCCGGCGAACCACTCGCCGAAGAGGCGCGGCCTTACGTCACGGAGATGTCGGAGCGAGAGAATCGCGTCGTCATCCGATGCCGGCCTTACGCCAGCTACGCGCAACCCCCGCGGCACCTGTACCGCAACGACCAAGCCGAGGAAGTGACCCACTGGGTGTCCGGCCTGGTCGCGTGGGACGCCGACGATACGGCCTGACCTACTTCGCGGCGTAGCGATCGCGCAGCTTGGCCAGCGTCGCCTCGATGCCCGACGCGTTGCCCTTCGCGAACCCCATCCGCTCGTAGTACTTCAGTTTCTTTTTCAACGCCCCCGCGTCGCGGTAGTCGAACGTCTCGGTGACCCGGGTCAGGGTGGGTGACAACGACTCGAATTTCCAGCGCCAGCGATGACCCAGCGGATGACGCCATTCGATCAGTTCGTGCGGTTTCAGTTCGGTCACCGTGCTGGTAATCCGGTACGGCACACCCAGCATCTTCATGCTGGTGCAGAACTTCGACCCGACGACCAAGGCGTCCGGCATTTTGATGTTGCCGACAACGGTGCCCGATCCGTCCAGCTCGCAATGCCGCCGGGGATCGGCCGCCCACTCATAGAGCTCCGCGGCGGGCGCGGCCACATCAACCGACCTGCTTACCTGATGGGGGCCCGCGTCGACGATGACGACGGTCATGATGTCTCCTTCCACCTACCGGGCAGCGTAGCCCCGGCTACTGCGGCTCCGGAATATTCGGATCCCACACGGGTGAGGACGCGAAGCGCGCCGGCCACAATCCGGATTTGGTCAGCCGGGCGACCTCTTCGCGCAAGACGACCCCGATCTTCGTCGCGAACTCGCGCGGCAGTTCCAGCGCCGCGGTCGTACCGACGCCGAGCTGATGATTGATCTCGGGCTCGCAGATCGGCGCGCTGCGCAGCCGCCCGGCTTCGACCTCGGCGCCACACGCCGCCGGCGGCAGCACCGCATATCCCAGGCCCGCCTCGACCAGCTGCTTGCAGACGTCCAGCGAATCCGTCGAAAATCGGGCTGTGATAGCGACTTTCATGCGCAGCGCCGTGTTCTCCAAGGTATTGCGAATCCCGGTCTGAGCACTGGGCATGACGAGCGACAGTGCGGCCAGGTCGGTGAAGCGCACCGGGCTCGCCGGCGAGAGATCCGATGCGGGCCCGCCGACCAGCACGAGGTCCTCGACGACGAGGTTGCGATAGAAGAGCCGGTCGTCGGAGACCGGATTGACGACGGCAAGATCGACCGCACCCTTGAGCATGCGTTGCATCAGGTCGTCGGTCTCGGCGACGGCGACATGGAAGTGCACGTTCGGGAACGCCGCGCCGAGGCTGGCCAACAGCGGCGCGGCCAGCACCCGGGCGGCGGTGGGCACCATGCCGAACAGTAGACCGCGCTCGATGCGAGCCAGCGGTGATCCGGCGTAGCGGACCGCGAGCTCCAGCTGACGCAGCGGCGCGGCCGTCGACGACCGCAGGCGTTCGCCCTCTTCGGTGAGGTGCACGCCGCGGCGGGTCCGCTCGAACAGCGTGATGCCCAGGTCCTCCTCCAGCAGCCGGATCTGACGGCTCAGTGCGGGCTGGGCGATGCCCAGCACCGTGGCAGCGCGGGAGATCGAGCCTTCCTCCGCGATCCGCAGGAAGTATTTGAGCCGGTGGGTGTCCATCGCTTCCAGATCTACCAGCCATACAAAACCGGCATGACTGGTTTCCCGAATTGGTATTACCTCACGCCCCCGATCCGGTCATATCGTCGGCGATGTGGGCATGGCGCACCGATGCGATGCCGTGCGGGTCTGACTGGGAGGTCGGCTTCAATGCAACTGCAGGACGACCAGGACTGGGTGCAATTGCTGGGGCTGGACCGGCTGCCCGAGCACATCATCGGCAAGCGGGTGACCGAGCTGATGGACCTGTCCGGCAAGAAAGCGTTCGTCACCGGCGCCGGGGGCGACGGCCTGGGCCAGGCGATCGCGAACCGGCTGGCCGGCTGCGGCGCCGACGTGGCGCTGATCGGACGGACCTTCGAGAAGGTGGAGCGCCGCGCCAAGGAGGTCGAGCAGCGCTGGGGGGTGCGGGCCATCCCCGTCAAGGCCGACATGTCCGACTGGGACGAGGTGCACGGCGCGGTCGCGCAGGCGCATGACGAACTCGGCGGTCTGGACATCATGGTGAACAATCCGGTGATGGTCGCGGCCGGCCCCTTCGAGAAGCAGACCAAAGAGGAAATCGACTACACCGTCCTGGGCAGTCTCACGATGATGATGTACGGCGCGCATGCGGCGCTGCAGTACCTGCTGCCGCAGGGTTCGGGAAAGATCATCAACATCGGATCGGTCGGCGGCCGCATTCAGCAACGCGGCCTGGTCGTCTACAACTCGTGCAAGGCCGGGGTCATCGGGTTCACCCGCAACCTCGCCCACGAGGTCGCCCTGCGCGGTGTCAATGTGCTGGGCGTGGCTCCGGGCATCATGATCAAACCGGAGATGCGCCAGTACCTGCTCGATCCGCAGGACGACAAGCACCGCGCGGGACGCGGCGCCATCCACGAGGCGATCACCAACCAGGTTCAGCTGGGGCGGGCCTCACTGCCCGAGGAAGCCGCGAACATGGTCGCCTTCCTGGCGTCGGAGGCCGCCGACTACATG
This genomic interval carries:
- a CDS encoding LysR family transcriptional regulator, with the translated sequence MDTHRLKYFLRIAEEGSISRAATVLGIAQPALSRQIRLLEEDLGITLFERTRRGVHLTEEGERLRSSTAAPLRQLELAVRYAGSPLARIERGLLFGMVPTAARVLAAPLLASLGAAFPNVHFHVAVAETDDLMQRMLKGAVDLAVVNPVSDDRLFYRNLVVEDLVLVGGPASDLSPASPVRFTDLAALSLVMPSAQTGIRNTLENTALRMKVAITARFSTDSLDVCKQLVEAGLGYAVLPPAACGAEVEAGRLRSAPICEPEINHQLGVGTTAALELPREFATKIGVVLREEVARLTKSGLWPARFASSPVWDPNIPEPQ
- a CDS encoding TetR/AcrR family transcriptional regulator, whose protein sequence is MTDVNQPSPARSRGRPALPVERIIAAAVEILDEQGADALSMRTLAQRLGSGTATLYRHFASRSELVSAVVDHILGAVDVDPDELAALPWQQACSLSAQYMFDALCRHGNVAALLIDYIPMGPNALAHRERCLSVLLDSGFAPGVAAHAYATLARYVLGFAIQHSGAADTAQDAESASAFQQLDPERYPATASVADALPVPLAEEFTFGLQLLVAGLEQLQN
- a CDS encoding YkgB family protein, which encodes MTGSMISRTFTNAPHPLSDSLIRLGHLISRYGLVVVLAWIGFGKYVKMESRVLIEHNPLMSWVYDVFSVTTVARGLGTMEIVAALLIALRPVWPRVSAIGSALAVVLFLGTLSFLFTTPGVVSTHAAGLPVLSALPGQFLLKDLVLIGVALWTLGDALREERSPYQALG
- a CDS encoding SRPBCC family protein — translated: MTVVIVDAGPHQVSRSVDVAAPAAELYEWAADPRRHCELDGSGTVVGNIKMPDALVVGSKFCTSMKMLGVPYRITSTVTELKPHELIEWRHPLGHRWRWKFESLSPTLTRVTETFDYRDAGALKKKLKYYERMGFAKGNASGIEATLAKLRDRYAAK
- a CDS encoding SDR family NAD(P)-dependent oxidoreductase, yielding MQLQDDQDWVQLLGLDRLPEHIIGKRVTELMDLSGKKAFVTGAGGDGLGQAIANRLAGCGADVALIGRTFEKVERRAKEVEQRWGVRAIPVKADMSDWDEVHGAVAQAHDELGGLDIMVNNPVMVAAGPFEKQTKEEIDYTVLGSLTMMMYGAHAALQYLLPQGSGKIINIGSVGGRIQQRGLVVYNSCKAGVIGFTRNLAHEVALRGVNVLGVAPGIMIKPEMRQYLLDPQDDKHRAGRGAIHEAITNQVQLGRASLPEEAANMVAFLASEAADYMCGQTIDVAGGQWMG
- a CDS encoding pyridoxamine 5'-phosphate oxidase family protein produces the protein MLLPLATEPYTAPTDRDMRPSERREFVRTHRTCVFGYRRRNDGPAMSIVYYVPTDAGELLVSTMADRGKARILARDGKVGLCVLDERWPFAYLQVYADATIERDRDLVVDVMMAVAGRMSGEPLAEEARPYVTEMSERENRVVIRCRPYASYAQPPRHLYRNDQAEEVTHWVSGLVAWDADDTA